The nucleotide window GAAGTTGATTCAATTGCCTACACAGGCTTTTGAACAACGGTTAAAACAAGAATTAGAAGAAAATCCCGCACTTGAAGGGGGCAAAGAGACTCCTGAGGATTACGATGATCAATATGACGATTTGGGCTCCTCCGAAGATGATTTTAATGATAATGAAACTATTGAAGCGGATGATATAAATGTTGATGACTATTTAAGCGACGATGACATCCCTGAATACCGTACCCAAGCTAACAATTATAGCAGCGATGATGAAGAAAAAAATGTCCCCTATGCTGCTGGTACTTCGTTTACACAGCATTTAACAAACCAATTACGAACCTTTCGTCTATCTGACGAAGAAATGGATATTGCCGAATTTTTGGTAGGTAGTGTAGATGAAAGTGGGTATATCCGAAGAAACTTGGCGGATATTGTTGATGATCTGGCTTTCACCCAAAATATTTACACAGATTTAGATACTGTAAAAAAAGTACTTAATAAAGTCCATCAATTAGATCCTGCAGGTGTTGGGGCAAGAAATCTCCAAGAATGTCTGGCTATTCAATTGCATAGAAAAGAAAAGAATGCCGATATTGAACTTGCAATTGATATAATAGAAAACGCCTTCGAGCAATTCACCAAAAAGCATTACAAAAAATTGCTTCAAAAATTTGATATCACTGAGGTTCAACTGAGAGATGCAATACAAGAGATTGAGAGGTTGAACCCAAAACCTGGTGGATCGTATTCTGGGAATACCAGAATGGTTGAACATGTTGTCCCAGATTTCGCAATTCGCATTGTAGATGGGGAATTGGAACTTACCTTAAATGGAAGAAATGCTCCTGAACTGCATGTTTCAAGAGAGTATTCTGATATGCTTAAAGGCTATAAAAGCTCAAAGGACAAATCGAAATCCCAAAAGGACGCTGTACTTTTCATAAAGCAAAAATTAGATGCTGCTAAATGGTTTATTGAGGCAATTAAACAGCGACAGCAAACTCTGTTTATAACAATGAGCGCAATTATGAATTACCAAAAGGAATATTTCCTTACTGGTGATGAGCGAAACCTAAGGCCAATGATTTTAAAAGATATCGCCGACGAAATAGAAATGGACGTGTCGACGGTTTCACGTGTGGCCAATAGTAAATATGTTGATACACCTTATGGCACCAAGCTCGTTAAGGAATTCTTTTCTGAATCTATGACTAATGACCAAGGTGAAGAAGTTTCAACACGAGAGATTAAGAAAATACTGGAAACAGTTATTGAAGAGGAAGACAAAAGAAAACCACTAACGGACGAAAAGTTAGCGAAGATTTTAAAGGATAAAGGTTATCCTATAGCGAGAAGAACCGTTGCCAAATACAGGGAGCAGTTAGATATTCCTGTTGCACGCCTACGTAAAAAGATATGATCAATCATATCCTTAGAAGCATCTCTTTTATACTGCATCCCTTAATAATGCCCTTCTTGGGGGTGGTTTTTTATTTTTCCAAAACCCCACGGTTTATACCTTCCGAAATAATATTGGCAAAATTGATATCCCTAGGAATTCTGACAATAATCCTACCAATATTGTTGTATTTTCTGCTAAAAACTTTCCATAGGGTAACAGACCATTACTTATCCACTACCAAGGAACGAATTATCCCTTTAATACTTAATTCCTTCATTTTATTGTTGATTTTGTTCAGGGTGTTGCCTGAGGAGGAAATTCCAGAATTGTATTATTTTTTCCTCGGAATATTAACCTCTAATCTAAGCTGCTTAACCTTAGTTTTATTCCGCTTCAAAGCTAGTATACATATGATAGGAACTTGCGGGTTATTCATGTTTATGATTGTTCTTGCAATACACTTTCAGATAAACATCTTACTTACTGTTTGCTTAATGTTGATATTAATTGGTGGAGTAGCCACATCTAGGTTACATATGAAAGCCCATAATATGGCCGAATTAATTGTAGGCGCTGCAATTGGATTAATCCCTCAATTAATCCTTATTAAGTATTGGCTATAAAATATAGAACATCAACCCAAATTTAAGGGTGGTAACATCAAGATTTCCATCTCCGAAGTCAACATCTGAAAAAAGCGTATTCAATCCATAATAGAAATTAAAATTAATGGTAGAATAACCGACGCTCAAAGTTAGCCCATACTGAAATTTGGAGGTGTCAGGATTATTTTTAAGGGTAAAATCGCCGATATCACTTCTAAATTTATAAACGTTATAAAAAACATACCCAAATTTGATTCCAGTATATATTCTCCAAAAATCGTAAGTATACATGGTTGAAGTCCGCCATCTAAATTCTATGGGAACCTCAATCAAATAATTCGTAAATCGATTGGTGGTATAGTCGAAATTTTCTCCATCCAGTATACCGTAGAATATTTCATCGTTATCATTGAAGATGGATATATTTTGATTGTAGGAATTAATAGACATCCCTAGACCAATACCTAAGGCAAGGTTTCGTCTTTCATTAACTGGCATATCTCTGATAAAACCGAAATGAAGACCTCCTGAAAACCCATTTTGGGAAACGAATTCTGGTCTGTTGATAAGCAAATTGTAAGTTAAGGAAGCGTAGAATTGATCCTCTCTATATAATGGATCAACTACTAATGTATCCACCTCAGATTCCTTAGGCCTATTATTCTGACCCAGTGAATTGAATGTCACACATAACAACATACAAAAAAAGAGATGTTTAAGCATTGTATTAAGATACGAACCAAAACAAAAGCATCCTGAATAAATCAGGATGCTTTTAAAGGTATAACTAATAAAATATATTATTGGTTGTTGGAAATATCACCTTGCCTTGTTGTATAATTAATTTTTAAGGCATTGGCTTTTCGTAATTCTTGTTTTACGTCTCCAACGATTCCCATATTAGATTCTTTATCAACTTTCAGCGCAACGGTTAAAAATGGTATTAACTCCTCACGCATGGCAGCTCTCTCCTGAGCAATGAAAGCCTGAACCTCGCTTACATCTGCAAACTTATCATTTAACTGGACACGAGCCTCTGTTCCATATTTACTTTGATATCTGTCACTTGGTTTACCTATATAGATATAGCTAACCAAATCTTTTTTCTCTAATTTTTCAACTTCAGTAGCGCTTGGCAATTCGTTCTTAATCATCAGCGTATTTTCACGCATTACCGTTGCAACCATAAAGAAGAATAAAAGCATAAAAACGATATCTGGTAAAGAAGCCGTTGAAATAGCCGGTAAATCTCCTGATTTTTTCTTCTTGAATTTAGACATAATTGATATCGATTTTAATTTTGAACTTCAGATAACTTCTGTGGGTATTCTATTTTAATTTTCTCAATGCGCTCTTTCAAACGCTCTTTGTTTCCTACCCAGTTTACGTCATCGTAATTAGCTTCCATCTCAGCGAAAGTTTTCCCATATAATTCTTGAGCTCTCCGGTTTCTTAATTCGTTATAAGCCGCAACTAACTCATTCTGTACAGAAATATAAGTTGCATAAGAAGTCTCGCGCTCATTCTTTAAGGAAATAATCGCCTTGTCTGGATTATCAGAGGAGGCTGGATCTTTGGCACCCTTACAATAATCACAGGCATCATCACCTGTACCTCCACCGTTATCTAAAAATTTAACAGCGGCGGCTCTCAGGTTTTTAATATCCATCAATTCATC belongs to Aegicerativicinus sediminis and includes:
- a CDS encoding ExbD/TolR family protein translates to MAKRSAPEVNAGSMADIAFLLLIFFLVTTTIETDTGLNRKLPPIEENDEDVIIKEKNIFTVLINNRDQLLVEDELMDIKNLRAAAVKFLDNGGGTGDDACDYCKGAKDPASSDNPDKAIISLKNERETSYATYISVQNELVAAYNELRNRRAQELYGKTFAEMEANYDDVNWVGNKERLKERIEKIKIEYPQKLSEVQN
- the rpoN gene encoding RNA polymerase factor sigma-54 → MLKQHLQLKLSQKLSPQQIQLMKLIQLPTQAFEQRLKQELEENPALEGGKETPEDYDDQYDDLGSSEDDFNDNETIEADDINVDDYLSDDDIPEYRTQANNYSSDDEEKNVPYAAGTSFTQHLTNQLRTFRLSDEEMDIAEFLVGSVDESGYIRRNLADIVDDLAFTQNIYTDLDTVKKVLNKVHQLDPAGVGARNLQECLAIQLHRKEKNADIELAIDIIENAFEQFTKKHYKKLLQKFDITEVQLRDAIQEIERLNPKPGGSYSGNTRMVEHVVPDFAIRIVDGELELTLNGRNAPELHVSREYSDMLKGYKSSKDKSKSQKDAVLFIKQKLDAAKWFIEAIKQRQQTLFITMSAIMNYQKEYFLTGDERNLRPMILKDIADEIEMDVSTVSRVANSKYVDTPYGTKLVKEFFSESMTNDQGEEVSTREIKKILETVIEEEDKRKPLTDEKLAKILKDKGYPIARRTVAKYREQLDIPVARLRKKI
- a CDS encoding porin family protein, which produces MDTLVVDPLYREDQFYASLTYNLLINRPEFVSQNGFSGGLHFGFIRDMPVNERRNLALGIGLGMSINSYNQNISIFNDNDEIFYGILDGENFDYTTNRFTNYLIEVPIEFRWRTSTMYTYDFWRIYTGIKFGYVFYNVYKFRSDIGDFTLKNNPDTSKFQYGLTLSVGYSTINFNFYYGLNTLFSDVDFGDGNLDVTTLKFGLMFYIL
- a CDS encoding ExbD/TolR family protein, translating into MSKFKKKKSGDLPAISTASLPDIVFMLLFFFMVATVMRENTLMIKNELPSATEVEKLEKKDLVSYIYIGKPSDRYQSKYGTEARVQLNDKFADVSEVQAFIAQERAAMREELIPFLTVALKVDKESNMGIVGDVKQELRKANALKINYTTRQGDISNNQ